A single genomic interval of Chitinophaga sp. 180180018-3 harbors:
- a CDS encoding N-6 DNA methylase → MKSSVLTAFYTPPQVIDAISATLRESGLNIDKFLEPSAGIGSFIQSFSENKKASVTAYEKDLLTGKILKQLYPESIIRISGFEEIPEKGQNSFDVIASNIPFGDTSVFDLSYSRSKDSAKVQAARSIHNYFFLKGADMLREGGLLAYITSQGILNSPKNEPIRRALMQDNNLVSAVRLPNNLFTEYAGTEVGSDLIILQKNTAKQSLTEREDLFCQSRQTEYNAPGNALFQDSTRIVHTDRKLDTDPYGQPALIYIHKDGVNGIAKDLKQMLSEDFGKHLNLSLYRGERNDEPVIQIPATPKVTPPIVEPVTIQAEIQPLSINRESPQELKQLSIFDLFENADEPVMVVAPPKRTTQVKRQSTNKRRGAMGRQPDLFSSAIQQPYTPPITNRTANGSPSTNGKKQEAIGDLFSGINGNGQADKPAVPDTIPEPAMYSGKLHPFHRNDSLVVDNGWVGHLQDVDTSDGTAVFHPLQLPTLQKARAEAYIEVRDIYQQLYTNEAELQTEHKEERENLNRLYDAFVKRYGNLNSADNIKLIKTDSSGKEIPYLERVIGGVVHKADIFSRPVSFSTITIATDNPEEALAASLNKYGSVDLDYMSEISGITDDALKEALHGRIYYNPLQKEYEISERWIAGNVVEKAEEVRTYLERNPDDSEAKTSLTVLEEARPRRIEFEELDFNLGERWIPTGIYARFASHLFDTDVLVHYSESSDDFSVKCDRKNLHIWEKYAVKAESRTFDGVALLKHALVNTTPDITKKITVGDQEVKVRDMEAIQMANTKIDEIRTAFTDWLHAQNDEFKSRLTDQYNDTFNCFVRPNYDGSHQDFPGLDRKALGIEDLYSSQKDTVWMIKLNGGAICDHEVGAGKTLVMCTAAQEMKRLGLAHKPMIIGLKSNVHEIAEAYRTAYPHAKILFPGKEDFTPQKRLRIFGDIKNNDWDCVILTHDQFGMIPQSPEIQKEILEIELDSVERNLDALESQGKEVTRGMLAGVIKRKENLEVKLKTLQHDIENRKDDVVDFKMMGIDHLFVDESHQFKNLMFNTRHTRVAGLGNVDGSQKALNLLFAIRTIQERINADMGATFLSGTTISNSLTELYLLFKYLRPRALEKQGIHSFDAWAAIYARKTTDYEFSVANNIVAKERFRYFIKVPELAQFYSEITDYRTAKDIGIDRPNKNEVLYNISATPDQEAFIQSLMQFAKSGDATLLGRAPLSPSEEKAKMLIATDYARKMSLDMRMVSGMYEDHPDNKASHCAANIAKYYNQYNAQKGTQFVFSDLGTYKPGEWNVYSEIKRKLVEDHGIPAHEVRFIQEAKNDKQRKELIKGMNEGKIRVLFGSTSMLGTGVNAQKRAVAVHHLDTPWRPSDLAQRDGRAVRKGNEIAKFFADNKVDVIIYAVEKSLDSYKFNLLYNKQLFIDQLKNNNLGKRTIDEGSMDEKSGMNFSEYVAILSGNTDLLDKAKLEKQIAGLESEKQAFNRSKFSAKYKLQDFTELLDSTQSRLNRMSLDWGNLQQRIQKRSDGTIANPVQLDGLPHNADIKQIGAKLNQLSDKARTGGQYEEIGSLYGFTLLVKTEMSEKEGVDIRVNRFLVQGEGNIKYTYNNGLIAKDEKLAAVNFLNALEKLPSYIEQEQKKIIEIKKDLPVLQEVVNGTWSKESRLSELKTELAGIERKIQLSITPETKEEPAEQTEKQTSNISENIVRTKGIHLPRGVL, encoded by the coding sequence ATGAAAAGCTCTGTTCTGACGGCTTTTTATACACCGCCACAGGTCATAGATGCGATTTCCGCAACTTTGCGTGAAAGCGGTCTGAACATTGATAAATTCCTCGAACCCTCCGCAGGTATCGGGTCTTTCATACAATCCTTTTCAGAAAATAAAAAAGCCAGTGTTACTGCTTATGAAAAGGATTTGCTCACAGGCAAGATTTTAAAACAGCTTTATCCCGAAAGCATAATCCGTATAAGCGGTTTTGAGGAAATCCCCGAAAAGGGACAAAACAGCTTTGATGTAATCGCCAGTAATATACCGTTCGGCGATACTTCCGTCTTTGATTTATCCTATTCCCGAAGCAAGGACAGTGCAAAAGTACAGGCAGCCCGAAGCATACACAATTACTTCTTTTTGAAAGGTGCTGATATGCTCCGTGAGGGCGGTTTGCTGGCTTACATTACTTCACAGGGCATTCTGAATAGTCCGAAGAACGAGCCGATACGCAGGGCGTTGATGCAGGATAATAATTTGGTTTCGGCTGTCCGCTTACCCAACAACCTGTTTACGGAATATGCAGGAACGGAGGTTGGCAGTGATTTGATTATTCTGCAAAAGAACACAGCAAAACAAAGTCTGACCGAAAGGGAAGATCTGTTTTGCCAAAGCAGGCAAACAGAATACAATGCTCCGGGCAATGCACTCTTTCAGGACAGCACAAGAATTGTGCATACCGATAGAAAATTAGATACCGACCCTTACGGACAACCTGCACTCATCTATATTCATAAAGACGGCGTTAACGGAATTGCCAAAGACCTCAAACAAATGCTTTCCGAAGATTTTGGAAAACATCTGAATTTGAGTTTATATAGAGGCGAACGGAACGATGAGCCTGTAATACAAATTCCAGCTACTCCAAAGGTAACACCTCCAATTGTCGAACCTGTAACCATTCAGGCGGAAATACAACCTTTATCAATCAATCGGGAAAGCCCGCAGGAATTAAAACAATTAAGCATTTTCGACCTGTTTGAAAATGCGGACGAACCTGTAATGGTTGTTGCTCCGCCCAAAAGAACGACACAAGTTAAAAGGCAAAGCACCAATAAAAGAAGAGGTGCAATGGGTCGCCAACCTGACCTGTTCAGTAGTGCGATACAGCAACCTTATACACCTCCGATTACCAATAGAACTGCCAACGGAAGCCCATCTACCAATGGCAAAAAACAGGAAGCCATCGGCGACCTGTTTTCGGGTATCAACGGGAATGGCCAAGCTGATAAGCCAGCCGTTCCCGACACCATTCCCGAACCTGCTATGTATAGTGGCAAACTGCATCCGTTCCACCGTAACGATAGCCTTGTCGTGGATAATGGTTGGGTCGGTCATCTGCAAGATGTAGATACATCAGACGGTACGGCAGTTTTCCACCCTTTGCAATTACCGACCTTACAGAAAGCAAGAGCCGAAGCGTATATCGAGGTGCGTGATATTTACCAACAGCTTTACACTAACGAAGCAGAGCTTCAGACCGAACACAAAGAAGAAAGGGAAAACCTTAACCGTTTATACGATGCCTTTGTTAAAAGATACGGCAACCTCAACAGTGCCGATAATATCAAGCTCATTAAAACGGATAGTTCCGGTAAGGAAATTCCTTATTTGGAACGTGTTATTGGGGGTGTTGTACACAAAGCCGATATATTCAGCAGACCTGTTAGTTTTTCTACCATAACCATAGCAACGGATAATCCCGAAGAAGCATTAGCGGCTTCACTGAACAAATACGGAAGCGTGGATTTGGACTATATGTCCGAAATCAGCGGTATTACCGATGATGCTTTGAAAGAAGCCTTACACGGTCGTATTTACTACAATCCTCTGCAAAAGGAATACGAAATATCCGAACGGTGGATTGCAGGTAACGTAGTGGAGAAAGCCGAAGAGGTACGAACCTACCTCGAACGCAATCCCGATGACAGCGAAGCCAAAACAAGCCTTACGGTTTTGGAAGAAGCCCGCCCAAGACGAATTGAGTTTGAGGAACTCGATTTTAATTTGGGCGAACGCTGGATACCCACAGGCATTTACGCCCGATTTGCTTCACATCTTTTTGATACAGATGTACTCGTTCATTATTCTGAAAGCTCCGATGACTTTTCCGTAAAGTGTGACCGTAAGAATTTGCATATATGGGAGAAATACGCTGTCAAAGCAGAAAGCCGGACGTTTGACGGGGTTGCCCTGCTCAAACACGCCCTTGTCAATACTACGCCTGATATTACCAAAAAAATTACGGTTGGCGACCAAGAGGTCAAAGTACGGGATATGGAAGCCATACAAATGGCGAATACCAAGATTGACGAAATCCGTACCGCCTTTACCGATTGGCTGCACGCCCAAAACGATGAGTTTAAAAGTAGGCTGACCGACCAATACAACGATACCTTTAACTGCTTCGTCCGACCTAACTATGACGGAAGCCATCAGGACTTTCCGGGCTTAGACCGTAAGGCATTGGGCATTGAAGACCTGTATTCAAGCCAAAAGGACACGGTTTGGATGATTAAGCTAAACGGCGGTGCTATCTGCGACCACGAAGTAGGTGCAGGAAAAACGTTGGTAATGTGTACGGCAGCACAGGAAATGAAACGTTTGGGATTGGCACACAAACCGATGATTATCGGGCTGAAAAGCAATGTTCACGAAATTGCCGAAGCCTACCGCACTGCCTATCCACACGCTAAAATCCTGTTTCCGGGCAAAGAAGATTTTACGCCCCAAAAACGCCTGCGAATTTTCGGGGATATTAAAAATAACGATTGGGATTGTGTAATCCTCACACACGACCAATTCGGAATGATACCACAATCGCCCGAAATACAAAAGGAAATACTCGAAATAGAATTGGACAGCGTAGAGCGAAACCTCGATGCACTGGAATCGCAAGGCAAGGAAGTTACCAGAGGTATGCTTGCCGGAGTAATCAAGCGGAAAGAAAACCTCGAAGTCAAACTCAAAACCCTGCAACACGATATTGAAAATCGCAAAGATGATGTGGTGGATTTTAAGATGATGGGCATTGACCATTTGTTTGTGGACGAAAGCCACCAATTCAAAAACCTGATGTTCAACACAAGGCATACAAGGGTTGCCGGATTGGGCAATGTGGACGGCAGCCAAAAGGCATTGAACCTGCTCTTTGCTATCCGTACCATTCAGGAACGCATCAATGCGGATATGGGAGCAACTTTCCTTTCGGGAACGACCATAAGCAACTCACTAACGGAACTGTACCTACTTTTTAAGTACCTGCGACCAAGAGCATTGGAAAAACAAGGCATTCACTCTTTTGATGCGTGGGCTGCTATTTATGCAAGGAAAACGACCGATTATGAATTTTCTGTTGCTAACAACATTGTAGCAAAAGAACGTTTCCGATACTTTATCAAAGTGCCGGAGCTGGCACAATTCTACTCGGAAATCACAGATTACCGAACGGCAAAAGATATAGGAATTGACCGCCCCAACAAGAACGAGGTTCTTTATAACATATCGGCCACACCTGACCAGGAAGCGTTTATCCAAAGTCTGATGCAATTCGCCAAATCGGGAGATGCCACTTTGTTGGGAAGAGCACCTTTATCTCCATCGGAAGAAAAAGCAAAGATGCTTATCGCAACGGACTACGCCCGTAAGATGTCGCTCGATATGCGTATGGTAAGCGGTATGTACGAAGACCACCCCGATAATAAGGCTTCGCATTGTGCGGCAAACATTGCCAAGTATTACAACCAATACAATGCACAGAAAGGAACGCAATTCGTTTTCTCCGATTTGGGAACCTACAAGCCGGGCGAATGGAATGTGTACTCCGAAATCAAACGCAAGCTCGTGGAAGACCACGGCATACCTGCACACGAAGTCCGGTTTATACAGGAGGCTAAAAATGATAAGCAACGTAAGGAGCTTATCAAAGGTATGAACGAGGGAAAAATCAGGGTGTTGTTCGGTTCTACAAGTATGTTGGGTACAGGTGTGAATGCACAGAAAAGAGCCGTTGCGGTTCATCATCTGGATACGCCGTGGCGACCGAGTGACCTTGCCCAAAGGGACGGTCGGGCAGTCCGAAAAGGCAATGAGATTGCCAAGTTCTTTGCCGACAACAAAGTAGATGTGATTATTTATGCCGTAGAAAAATCATTGGATAGCTACAAGTTCAACCTGTTGTATAATAAACAGCTATTTATAGACCAATTAAAAAATAACAATCTCGGCAAACGGACTATTGACGAGGGCAGTATGGACGAAAAATCGGGAATGAACTTTTCGGAATATGTGGCTATCCTGTCGGGAAATACAGACCTGTTGGATAAAGCCAAGTTAGAAAAACAGATTGCAGGATTGGAAAGCGAAAAACAGGCGTTTAACCGTTCCAAGTTCAGTGCCAAATACAAGCTGCAAGACTTTACGGAATTGCTGGATAGTACGCAATCCCGATTAAACAGAATGAGCCTTGATTGGGGAAACTTACAGCAACGCATACAAAAGCGTTCGGATGGCACAATTGCAAATCCTGTACAGTTGGACGGTTTACCGCACAATGCGGATATTAAACAAATCGGTGCAAAGCTCAACCAGCTTTCGGACAAAGCCCGCACCGGAGGTCAGTATGAAGAAATCGGTAGTTTGTACGGATTTACGCTGTTGGTAAAAACCGAAATGTCCGAAAAGGAGGGCGTGGATATACGGGTAAACCGATTTTTGGTACAAGGCGAGGGCAATATCAAATATACCTACAACAACGGTTTAATCGCTAAAGATGAAAAGCTGGCTGCTGTAAATTTCCTTAATGCACTGGAGAAATTGCCCAGCTACATCGAGCAGGAACAAAAGAAAATTATAGAAATAAAAAAAGACTTACCTGTTCTCCAGGAAGTTGTCAATGGTACTTGGTCTAAGGAAAGCCGGTTGAGCGAACTCAAAACGGAACTGGCTGGCATTGAACGGAAGATACAGTTATCTATTACGCCGGAAACTAAAGAAGAACCTGCGGAACAAACCGAAAAACAAACTTCCAATATTTCGGAGAATATTGTACGGACTAAAGGTATTCATTTACCTCGTGGGGTATTGTAA
- a CDS encoding RteC domain-containing protein: protein MDKYYNETIKKLETSINELEIEADYSIERIEAIIDIILKSLSKIKEYVLNRGFKNIDEEIHFFKYQKPAIVSKLIYYNAIYKIETKKPYGTKPNRKYLNEELKKLKRYFDNNLEFYKYYRTNNSFIDDKLFVRGKHDIKLSLDTVFFETDHRFSTSHDYKAAKIIANDLIQVYIEDQLNNNNQKKPSNSFTLNWIESKTALTELIYSLHSQGAFGNADIIAIAKTFESTFNISLGDFYHTFMELKSRKINRTKFLDSLKESLLKKMDEEDEIQ from the coding sequence ATGGATAAATATTACAATGAAACGATAAAGAAACTGGAAACATCAATCAACGAATTAGAGATTGAAGCCGATTATTCTATTGAACGGATAGAAGCGATTATAGATATCATCCTTAAAAGCTTGTCTAAAATAAAGGAATATGTTTTAAATAGAGGGTTTAAAAATATTGATGAGGAAATACATTTTTTCAAATATCAGAAACCTGCTATCGTTTCAAAACTAATTTATTATAATGCTATTTATAAAATCGAAACAAAGAAGCCATACGGTACAAAACCGAACAGGAAATATCTAAACGAAGAATTGAAAAAGCTTAAAAGGTATTTTGACAACAACCTTGAATTTTATAAATATTACCGGACGAATAACTCATTTATTGATGATAAGCTATTTGTACGGGGCAAACACGATATAAAATTGAGCTTGGATACTGTGTTTTTTGAAACCGACCATCGATTTTCTACTTCCCACGATTATAAAGCGGCAAAGATTATCGCCAACGACCTCATACAAGTTTATATCGAAGACCAACTAAACAATAACAATCAGAAGAAACCGTCTAACAGTTTTACTTTAAATTGGATAGAAAGCAAAACAGCATTAACCGAGTTAATTTACTCACTCCATTCGCAGGGTGCATTTGGCAATGCAGATATAATAGCCATCGCCAAAACATTTGAAAGCACATTCAATATCAGTTTAGGCGACTTTTATCATACGTTTATGGAACTTAAATCCCGAAAAATAAACCGCACCAAATTCCTTGACAGCCTTAAAGAAAGCCTGCTTAAAAAAATGGACGAAGAGGACGAAATACAATAA
- a CDS encoding TraR/DksA C4-type zinc finger protein — protein MTQEEKAELQTAIEQKIAKTKKDIADYKEMTKPVAPDVAIGRISRMDAINNKSVLEASLREAESKLIRLKNALQKINDESFGICIKCHHPIPYKRMLIIPDSVKCVGCFQ, from the coding sequence ATGACACAGGAAGAAAAAGCAGAATTGCAAACTGCAATCGAGCAAAAAATAGCCAAAACTAAAAAAGACATTGCGGACTACAAGGAAATGACCAAACCTGTAGCCCCCGATGTTGCTATTGGAAGAATTAGTAGAATGGATGCCATTAACAATAAAAGTGTGTTGGAAGCCAGTTTACGTGAAGCTGAAAGCAAATTGATAAGATTAAAAAATGCTTTACAAAAAATCAATGATGAGAGCTTTGGTATCTGTATTAAATGCCATCACCCCATTCCTTATAAACGTATGCTCATTATCCCTGACAGCGTAAAATGTGTGGGTTGTTTTCAATAG
- a CDS encoding SulP family inorganic anion transporter, whose translation MQKIINLFDFKQKVDYKTEVLSGITVALALVPEAVAFALIAGLSPLVGLYAAFMMGLVTSILGGRPGMISGATGAIAVVIVALAKTHGVEYVFATVILAGLIQMLAGFLKLGKLIRLVPHPVIFGFVNGLAIIIFMSQLDQFKDASGNWLTGSNMYILLGLVALTMLIIWGLPKLTKAIPASLTAILVVFGLVYFLKLDTKTVGDIASIKGGFPPFHIPSIPFNLETLQIIFPYAAIVAGVGLIESLLTLNIIDEITETRGYSNREAVAQGTANILSGFFSGMGGCAMLGQSLINISSGARARLSGIIASVALLIFIMFGSGLIEKVPMAALTGLMIMVAIGTFEWASIRIINKMPRHDIFVGMLVALITVVLHNLALAVLIGVIISALVFAWESAKRIRARKYVDETGIKHYEIFGPLFFGSTTAFTEKFDILNDPEEVIIDFKESKVVDMSAIEALNVLTHRYAKQNKKIHLRHLSQDCRQLLKNAESVIEINIIEDPTYKVMLDK comes from the coding sequence ATGCAAAAAATCATTAATTTGTTTGATTTCAAACAAAAGGTAGATTACAAAACAGAAGTGTTATCAGGTATTACCGTAGCCTTGGCATTGGTTCCTGAAGCGGTAGCATTTGCTTTAATTGCAGGACTTTCTCCATTAGTTGGTTTATATGCCGCCTTTATGATGGGGCTGGTTACTTCTATATTAGGCGGTCGTCCCGGAATGATTTCAGGAGCAACAGGTGCAATCGCAGTTGTCATCGTGGCTTTAGCAAAAACCCACGGTGTAGAGTACGTCTTTGCCACCGTTATCCTTGCTGGTCTTATTCAGATGTTAGCGGGATTTCTAAAATTAGGAAAGCTCATTCGATTAGTGCCACATCCTGTTATTTTTGGTTTTGTGAACGGTTTAGCGATTATCATTTTTATGTCGCAGCTCGACCAGTTTAAAGACGCTTCCGGCAATTGGCTTACTGGTTCGAATATGTATATCCTTTTGGGCTTAGTAGCTCTAACAATGCTTATCATCTGGGGTTTGCCAAAATTAACCAAAGCTATTCCGGCATCTCTAACTGCTATTTTGGTTGTATTTGGACTGGTGTATTTTCTTAAATTAGACACTAAAACCGTTGGCGATATTGCGTCAATAAAAGGTGGTTTTCCCCCGTTTCATATTCCTTCTATTCCTTTTAATTTAGAAACACTTCAAATCATTTTTCCTTATGCCGCAATAGTTGCGGGTGTGGGACTGATTGAAAGTTTGCTTACGTTAAATATCATAGATGAAATTACTGAAACAAGAGGCTATAGTAATAGAGAAGCTGTGGCACAAGGAACCGCTAATATTTTATCTGGTTTCTTTTCAGGAATGGGCGGTTGTGCTATGCTTGGTCAGAGTTTAATCAATATTTCCAGTGGTGCAAGGGCACGGTTGTCAGGAATTATCGCTTCTGTGGCTTTGTTAATTTTTATTATGTTTGGCAGTGGTCTGATAGAAAAAGTGCCTATGGCAGCTCTTACAGGTTTGATGATAATGGTAGCTATCGGTACGTTTGAATGGGCAAGTATTCGCATCATCAATAAAATGCCACGACACGATATTTTCGTTGGTATGCTGGTCGCTCTGATTACGGTTGTTTTACATAATCTCGCATTAGCCGTATTAATCGGTGTTATCATTTCCGCATTAGTGTTTGCTTGGGAAAGTGCAAAACGTATTCGTGCCAGAAAATATGTTGACGAAACAGGAATAAAGCATTATGAAATTTTCGGACCGCTTTTCTTTGGTTCTACAACAGCCTTTACTGAAAAATTCGATATCCTTAATGACCCCGAAGAAGTCATTATTGATTTCAAAGAAAGTAAAGTGGTGGATATGTCTGCTATTGAAGCACTTAATGTACTGACACATCGCTACGCTAAACAAAACAAAAAAATCCATTTGCGTCATTTAAGTCAGGACTGTAGACAATTATTGAAAAATGCTGAAAGTGTTATCGAAATAAATATTATTGAAGACCCCACTTACAAAGTGATGTTGGATAAATAA
- the mobC gene encoding conjugal transfer protein MobC, translated as MMQGEDDLRGLAKIMAFMRAVSILLVLMHLYWFCYGFFMECGWTLEIINKILGNFDRTAGLFSHTLYTKAFALVLLALSCLGTKGVKNEKITWSKIYVALGVGFVLFFLNTLLLKLSPVIGTFLYILTISLGYIALLMAGVWMSRLLRTNLMDDVFNNENESFQQETKLMENEYSVNLPTKFYYKGKWNNGWINVVNVFRASIVLGTPGSGKSYAIVNNYIKQQIEKGFAMYIYDFKFDDLSTIAYNHLLKHQDKYKVQPKFYVINFDDPRKSHRCNPLNPDFMTDISDAYEAAYTIMLNLNRSWIQKQGDFFVESPIILLAAIIWYLKIYEDGKYCTFPHAIELLNKKYSDVFTILTSYPDLENYLSPFMDAWQSGAQDQLQGQIASAKIPLSRMISPQLYWVMTGDDFTLDINNPKEPKILCVGNNPDRQNIYSAALGLYNSRIVKLINKKGQLKSSVIIDELPTIYFRGLDNLIATARSNKVAVCLGFQDFSQLTRDYGDKESKVIQNTVGNIFSGQVVGETAKSLSERFGKVLQKRQSMTINRNDKSTSISTQLDSLIPASKISTLTQGMFVGSVSDNFDERIEQKIFHAEIVVDNEKVAAETKVYQKIPEILSFVNEHGEDKMKQQIESNYRQIKIDIVNIIESEMERIKNDPNLQHLVQQG; from the coding sequence ATAATGCAGGGAGAAGACGATTTAAGAGGTTTAGCCAAAATAATGGCTTTTATGAGGGCAGTAAGTATTCTTTTGGTACTGATGCACCTTTATTGGTTCTGCTACGGTTTCTTTATGGAATGTGGCTGGACATTGGAAATAATCAACAAAATATTAGGCAACTTCGATAGAACAGCAGGTTTATTTTCACATACCTTATATACTAAAGCCTTTGCTTTGGTATTGCTTGCTTTAAGTTGTTTAGGAACGAAAGGCGTAAAGAATGAGAAGATAACCTGGTCTAAAATTTACGTGGCTTTGGGCGTTGGTTTTGTGCTTTTCTTTCTGAACACACTGTTGTTAAAACTATCTCCGGTAATAGGCACATTTCTGTATATTCTTACTATCTCATTAGGTTATATCGCTTTGCTGATGGCAGGTGTATGGATGAGCCGATTGCTTCGTACCAACCTGATGGACGATGTTTTCAATAATGAAAACGAGAGCTTTCAGCAAGAAACCAAGCTGATGGAAAACGAGTATTCCGTTAACCTGCCCACAAAGTTTTATTACAAAGGAAAATGGAACAATGGCTGGATTAACGTAGTCAATGTTTTCAGGGCATCAATTGTGCTGGGCACGCCTGGTTCGGGGAAGAGCTATGCAATTGTAAACAACTATATAAAGCAACAGATTGAGAAAGGCTTTGCAATGTACATCTACGATTTCAAGTTTGACGACCTTTCTACCATTGCCTACAATCATTTATTGAAGCACCAAGATAAGTACAAAGTTCAACCAAAATTCTATGTGATAAATTTCGATGACCCACGCAAGAGCCACCGTTGTAATCCTTTGAACCCAGACTTTATGACGGACATTTCGGATGCTTATGAAGCGGCTTATACCATAATGCTGAACCTCAATCGAAGCTGGATACAGAAGCAAGGGGATTTTTTCGTGGAAAGCCCAATTATCCTATTAGCTGCCATTATTTGGTATCTGAAAATCTATGAGGACGGTAAATATTGTACCTTCCCACACGCCATTGAATTGCTTAACAAAAAGTATTCGGACGTATTTACGATTTTAACTTCCTATCCCGATTTGGAAAATTATTTGTCGCCTTTTATGGATGCGTGGCAATCCGGAGCGCAAGACCAATTGCAGGGACAGATTGCATCGGCAAAAATTCCTTTGTCAAGAATGATTAGCCCACAGTTGTATTGGGTTATGACTGGCGATGACTTTACGCTCGACATCAATAACCCCAAAGAGCCTAAAATTTTGTGCGTTGGTAATAATCCCGACCGTCAAAATATCTACTCCGCAGCTTTGGGCTTGTACAATTCGAGAATTGTTAAGCTCATCAACAAAAAAGGGCAATTAAAGAGTTCCGTAATCATAGATGAGTTGCCAACAATTTATTTTAGAGGACTGGACAATCTCATCGCAACTGCGAGAAGTAATAAGGTGGCTGTGTGTTTGGGCTTTCAGGATTTTTCGCAATTAACAAGGGATTACGGCGACAAAGAGAGCAAAGTAATTCAAAATACAGTAGGTAATATATTCAGTGGTCAGGTGGTTGGCGAAACGGCAAAGAGCCTTTCGGAACGTTTCGGAAAAGTATTGCAGAAACGCCAAAGTATGACGATTAACAGGAATGATAAATCTACTTCTATCTCCACACAGTTAGACAGCCTTATTCCGGCTTCTAAAATCTCAACACTTACACAAGGAATGTTTGTGGGTTCAGTTTCGGACAATTTTGATGAACGTATTGAGCAAAAAATATTTCACGCTGAAATTGTTGTGGACAATGAAAAAGTTGCCGCAGAAACTAAAGTATATCAGAAGATACCGGAAATCCTATCATTTGTTAATGAACACGGAGAAGATAAAATGAAACAGCAAATTGAAAGCAATTACCGTCAGATAAAAATAGACATTGTAAATATTATTGAAAGCGAAATGGAGCGTATCAAAAATGACCCAAACTTGCAACATTTGGTGCAACAAGGGTAA